AGGTGGCGAAGTCGGTGCACTCGGGCAGCGGGCTGCGCCCGTAGGCGACGTACAGGCCCGCCGTGAACTTGGCGGGGGCGAGCGGCGGGACCGGCGGCGCGAACTGGGACTTGCCGTCGATGTGCTCCTGCCAGTGGGCGATGTGGGTGCTCGCCGAGGAGGGGCGGGCGGTCACCATGGCGTTGGCGTAGTCGAGGACGGGCGCGTCGGTACGGAGCCAGTCGGCGGTCGCCTTGCGGTTGATGTCGATCAGCCAGCGGTCGCCGGCGGCGGTGTCGATGGTGAGGCGGGCGGCGGGCCGGCTGCCGGTGGCGTCGTAGGGGTGGACGGACCGGTAGGCGTCGATGAAGGACTGGAGCCCGACGAGGTCCGGGTCGGTGTTCTGCTCGTAGTCGATCTCGATGCCGACGCCGAGGTCGGCGGCGACGGCGGCCGCGTTGAGCCCCAGCTGGGTGGGGTTCTCGGCGAGGGCCGCGTCCCATGCGTCGGTGTAGGTGATCCCGCCGATGGAGAGCATGACGCGGACGCCCCGGGAGGTGAAGTACTGGACGATCTCCCTGGTCATGCCGGCGGGGACGCCGTCGACGGTGCCGGCGTCGGTGGTGCGGCGGAGCAGTTTCAGCGGCTCGACGAAGCTGAGCACGACGAGGTTGACGGAGGGCCGTCCGTCGCCGCGGTCGATCAGCCAGTGGTTCTTGGCGTCGAACTCGGCGAGGTCGCGCTCGGTGGACCAGGTGCAGTAGTCGTCCCCGCAGTGCCAGGCGCCGTAGACCTGGACAGGGGCGGCCGCGTGGGCCGGGGTCGTGGGGACGAGGAGGGCGAGGAGCATGAGCAGGACCGCGAGCGGTCTGTGACGCATACGTACCTCCGGGGTTGCCGTGTCCTGGGGGGCGGCTCCGGCAGAGTGGCAGGTACAGACCAAGTCGGCAAGCCCTCGGGACCCCGGGCATGACAGAGGCCCGGTGGTCGCTCGCGCGACCACCGGGCCTCTGCCCACATGGGATGAGTGGAGATGGCGGGAATCGAACCCGCGTCCAACGGTGCGGAACCAGGGCTTCTCCGTGTGCAGTCTGGTACGAGTTTCTCAGCCCTCCGGATCACCCAGACAAGTCCGGAACGGGCTCAGTCACTGTTTGATTTCCCTCTTCACCCCGTGACCGGGATCAAGGTTTAGTTCCCTAGCTGATGCCAGGATCCGGGTCGGGAACAGCCCCGGGCTGACACTTCGCAAGTCGCTACTTAGGCAGCGAGGGCGAAGGAATCGCGCTTGGTGTTGGCGATTATTGGTTTCGGCGCGTGGTTTACGAGATCATTGCCGCTTCCTCGACACGCTTCCCCTGCTTCGACATCCGCTGTCGAAACCGATCATCCCCATGTTGATTTTTCAAATCGCGCACCCTCGGTGAGGTGCGTTGCCCATGGTACGTGAACCGTGGGCACGGTTGCCAGCGGATTAACGCTCCTGTGCGCGCTGGCGCCGCTTGGCCGCCGCGATCGCCCGCGCGGTCTCGCGGGTGTCCTGCTTCTCCCGGAGCGTCTGCCGCTTGTCGTACTCCTTCTTGCCCTTGGCGAGCGCGATCTCGCACTTCACCCGGCCGCCCAGGAAGTACAGCGCGAGGGGCACGATCGTGTGACCGGTCTCCGACGCCTTCTGCTCCAGCTTGTCGATCTCCGCCCGGTGCAGCAGCAGCTTCCGCTTCCGCTTCGCCGAGTGGTTGGTCCAGCTGCCCTGCATGTACTCGGGCACGTGGATGTTGTACAGCCACGCCTCGTGGCCCTCGATCTGGACGAAGCCGTCCACCAGCGAGGCCCGCCCCATCCGGAGCGACTTCACCTCCGTGCCCATGAGCGCCACGCCCGCCTCGTACGTGTCGAGGATGAGGTAGTCGTGGCGCGCCTTCTTGTTCTGCGCGATGAGCTTGCGCTCCGGCCCCTTGTCCTGGGCCTTCTTGGCAGGCTTGCCCTGCACGTTGACGAGTCCCTTAGCCATAGTGCGGTCATTTTCGCACTACGAGCCCCCTCCGAGGCCACTCAATACCGTGCGGGCCCGCTCCTCCGCCCCGTCCTGGGCCGGCACGTCGGGGGCGATGCCCCGCCCGTCCACGTCGTGCCCGGCGGGGGTGCGGTAGTGGCCCACGGTGAGCTCCGCGACCGAGCCGTCGGGCAGGGTGCTCGGCATCTGCACGGAACCCTTGCCGAAGGTCTTGGAGCCGACGGTGACCGCCCGGCCCCGGTCCTGGAGCGCGCCGGTGAGCAGCTCCGCCGCGCTCATGGTGCCGCCGTCGACCAGCGCGACCAGCGGCCGGCCGGTGTCGCCGCCCCGCTCCGCGTACACGGACCGCTGCTCGCCCTCGACGTCGTACGTGGCGACCAGGCCGCCGTCGAGGAAGGCGGAGGCGGCGACGGCGGCCTCGTCGACCAGTCCGCCGGCGTTCCCGCGCAGGTCCAGGAGGACGCCCGCGCCGGGCGGGGCCTCGCGCACCGCCTCCCGCACCCGGTCGCCGGCGCCCTTGCTGAAGGCGGCGACCCGGATGACGACGGTCCGCGGGTCGGGGCGGCTGACGGTGACGGGGTCGGTCGAGAGCCGCTCCCGGCGCAGGGTCTGGGTCCAGGTCATCCCGGCCCGGCGGATCCTCAGGGCCACGGTGGAGCCGGGCACGCCGTCGCCGCGCAGCAGGGAGACGACCTCGGAGACGGAGAGACCGGCGGTCTCGCGCCCGCCGACCGCGAGCAGCCGGTCGCCGGGCCGCACCCCGGCCCGCTCGGCGGGCCCGCCCTCACGCACCCGGGCGACCTCGACGCCGCCCCCCGGGGAGGTACGGGTCGCGGAGAGGCCGACGCCGGTGTAGGCGCCGTCGAGGGACCGCTCGAACTCGGCGTACTCCCGCCGGTCGTAGACCGCGCCCCAGCGGTCGCCGCTGCGGCTGACGAACTCCTCCGCGGCCTGCTTGCCGGACTTGCCGTCGGCGGCGGCCTCGGCGGCCGCGCGGTGGAGGGCGGCGCGGTCGAAGACGGCACGGTCCCCGGCGCCGGTACGGGGCTCGCGGGCGGCCTCGTCCTCCCGCGGCAGCACGCCGGTCGCGGCGGCGGTGGCGAGGACTCCGGCGAAGACGAGCGTGAGAACGGCCCCGCGGGCGACACCGCGGGGCCGGAGACAGAGGGGCGCGGGGCCGGCCGGCATGGCGCCCACTCTAGGACAAGGCGATGGCGCCCCAGGAGCTTTGTCCCCAGGACGCCAACCGCCGACGGTGGTCTCTTCTCACACCTTCAGGTACTTGCGCAGCGCGATGAACGCCGCCACGGACGGCATCAGCAGGCCGATGACGATCACCAGCGGCAGCTGGGCGAGGACCACGTCCCAGCCGATGAAGTTCACCAGGGGCATCTGCTCGGCCAGGTTGAGACCGTGGTCGACGAGGAAGTACCGGCCGGCGACCAGCAGCACACAGGCGAAGGCGCCGCCGATCAGGCCGGAGAACGCGGCCTCCATGATGAACGGCATCTGGATGTAGAAGCTGGAGGCGCCGACCAGCCGCATGATGCCGGTCTCGCGGCGGCGGCTGAAGGCCGAGACGCGGACCGTGTTGATGATCAGCATCAGGGCGATCACCAGCATGAGGAGCATCAGCGCGACGGCCGCGTAGTTCACGCTGCGCATCATGTTGAACAGCGTCTCCAGGATGGACCGCTGGTCCTGGACGGACTCGATACCGTCCCGGCCGGCGAAGGCGGTCGCGACCACCTTGTACTTCTCCGGGTCCTTCAGCTTCACCCGGATCGACTCCTGCATCTGGTCCGGGGTGATGACGGAGGCGATGGCGGTGTCGCCGTACTGCTCCTTGTAGTGCTTGAAGGCTTCCTCGGCCGTCTCGTGGATGACGTTCTCCACGATGTCCATCTTCTTGAGGTCGGCCGTGATCTGCTCGCGCTGCTGCTTGGTGACGGCGCCCTTGGCGCACTTGGGCGAGGAGGCGGCGTCCGTCTTGTTGCAGAGGAAGATGGAGACGTTGACCTTGTCGTACCAGTAGTCCTTCATCGTGGAGACCTGCTCGCGCATGAGCAGGGCACCGCCGAAGAGGGCCAGCGACAGGGCCACGGAGACGATCACCGCGAAGGTCATCGTCAGGTTGCGCCGGAGACCGACGCCGATCTCGGAGAGCACGAACTGAGCGCGCATGGTGTTCTGGTTCCCCCGCCGTCAGTGCTGGTAGCCGTAGACGCCGCGCGCCTGGTCGCGGACGAGGCGGCCCTTCTCCAGCTCGATGACGCGCTTGCGCATCTGGTCGACGATGTTCTGGTCGTGGGTCGCCATGACGACGGTGGTCCCTGTCCTGTTGATGCGGTCGAGCAGCTTCATGATGCCGACGGAGGTCTGCGGGTCGAGGTTGCCGGTCGGCTCGTCGGCGATCAGCAGCATCGGGCGGTTGACGAACGCGCGGGCGATGGCGACGCGCTGCTGCTCACCACCGGACAGCTCGCCCGGCATGCGGTCCTCCTTGCCGCCCAGGCCGACCAGGTCGAGCACCTGGGGCACGGCCTTGCGGATCTCGCCGCGCGGCTTGCCGATGACCTCCTGCGCGAAGGCCACGTTCTGCGCGACCGTCTTGTTCGGCAGCAGGCGGAAGTCCTGGAAGACGGTGCCGAGCTGGCGCCGCATGTGCGGCACCTTCCAGTTGGACAGGCGGGCGAGGTCCTTGCCGAGCACGTGCACCTGGCCGGTGCTGGCGCGCTCCTCCCGCAGGATCAGCCGCAGGAAGGTCGACTTTCCGGAGCCGGACGAACCGACGAGGAAGACGAACTCCCCCTTCTCGATCTCCAGGGAGACTTCCCGGAGCGCGGGGCGGTTCTGCTTCGGATAGGACTTGGAGACGTTGTCGAATCGGATCACGGATGCACCACGGTCGGCCGGGAGTAGGTGTGCGTGACCTTACGCGAACCGGGAAGCCCCGCGCAGTCGCGCTCCTGGCTTGCACCCTTTATCCTTTTTGGCCGCCCGGGGCGGTGCGGAGGCGTTTACGGGCGGGGCGCGCCGGAACCTCGCGGAGCTGGCACAGTGGTAGGGGGAACGTCCGGATCGTGCCGGGCGTTGTCCTGGTGTGAGCCCCGTGCGGGAGGAGGAGAGCGTATGACCTACGACCGACTGGTGTGCGCCAACTGCGCGGCCCCGGTCGCCGAGGGTCGCTGTCCCGTCTGCCGGGCCAACCGCGACCGCCTGGCACCCCAGGGCCTGTCCCCCGCGATGGTCCTGACGCTGGTGATCGCGCTGCTGGCGACGCTGGCCCTGCTGGCGGCCGTCCGCACGGTGTAGGCCCCCGGGGCCTACACCCCGTACACGAGCCGGAACGGCGAAAGGGCCGGGGAGGACAGCCTCCCCGGCCCTTTCGCGTACCGCTAGGGCGTCGCTCAGGCGGCGGCGCCGCGCCCGCCCGCGACCAGGCGCGGGAGGAAGCGGAAGCCGATGCCACCGGCAATCATGGTGGCGGCACCGATGATGAGGAACGAGGTCTCGGCCGCACCGGTCTCGGCGAGCTCCTCCTTGGCCTCACCCTGCTGCACCGGCTGCGAGCCGGCCTGCTGGGTGTCGGTGTTGTTGTTGGAGCCGGTCGAACCGGTGGAGCCGGTCGAACCGTCCGCGACGCACTCGACGCCGTCGAGCTCGACGGTGCAGGTGCCGGCGCCGCCGTCGGCGGAGGAGCCACCGGTGGTCGACGAACCGCCGGTGGTGGAGGAACCACCGTCGGTGGAGGAGCCGCCCGAGGTGGAGGAACCACCGGTGGCGGAGGAGCCACCGTTGCCGGAACCGCCGTTGCCGTTGCCGCCGTTGCCGTTGCCGCCGTTGCCGCTGGAACCGCTGGACGAGCTGCCGCCGTCGGTCGAAGCGCCACCGTCGGTGGACGCGCCGCCGTCGGTCGAGGCACCACCGTCGGTGGACGCGCCGCCGTCGGTCGAGGCACCACCATCGGTGGACGCGCCACCGTCGGTGGACGCGCCACCGTCGGTGGACGCGCCACCGTCCGTGGACGCGCCGCCATCGGTCGAGGCACCACCATCGGTGGACGCGCCACCGTCCGTGGACGCGCCACCGTCGGTCGAAGCGCCACCGTCCGTGGACGCGCCGCCGTCGGTCGAAGCGCCGCCGTCCGTGGACGCGCCACCATCGGTGGACGCGCCACCGTCCGTGCTGGCGCCACCGTCGGTGGACGCGCCACCGTCGGTCGAGGCACCGCCGTCGGTCGAAGCGCCACCGTCCGTGGACGCGCCACCGTCGGTCGAAGCGCCACCGTCCGTGGACGCGCCACCGTCGGTCGAGGCGCCGCCGTTGTCACCGCCCTCGATGTCACCGATGCTGGTGTTGCCGTCGCTGTCGCCGAGCGCGCCGACGGTCACCTCCAGGGTGGCCCCGGAGTCGTTCCCGCCGACAGCCTGCGCGGCACCCGCCGCGGTCAGGGACGCACCGGCGATGATCACGGCACCGGCCGCGACTCGCGCCAGGCGGACTCGCGTCTTGTTGGTCATCTGGTTGCTACCCCCAGTAGCTTCATCTCGTCATGGGGCAGCGCCAGGGGCCCCGGGCACGGGAAGCGTCATGGTTACTGGACCTGCCCCCGTTCACACGCGCCCCAGATATGCGCATGCCATCCAGCCACCCTTCCGAGTTTCCGATGCAGCGTCAAGGCCGTTGCGCGTGCGATGCCCGAAAGATCACCAGTTGGACGGCATGTGACGATGCAACTGTGACGTAAACCCGGAACTACGGGGTTCGCGGCGGCAGTTCCCTTGTCGACAAAGCTCCCCGTTCGCCCGCGAACCGCTTGCACCGGCGAACGTCCGGTGAACGCGCCGGGCCCCGCACCGAGAGGTGCGGGGCCCGGACGGGAACGCTGCGGGGGTTACTTCGTCTGCTCCTGCTGCTTGCGCCAGCGGATGCCGGCCTCCAGGAAGCCGTCGATCTCGCCGTCCAGGACCGACTGCGGGTTGCCGACCTCGAACTCCGTCCGCAGGTCCTTGACCATCTGGTACGGGTGGAGGACGTAGGAGCGCATCTGGTTGCCCCAGGAGCTGCCGCTGTCCTTGAGCGCGTCCATCTTGGCGCGCTCCTCCTGGCGCTGGCGCTCCAGGAGCTTGGCCTGGAGGACGTTCATCGCGCTCGCCTTGTTCTGGATCTGCGAGCGCTCGTTCTGGCAGGAGACCACGATGCCGGTCGGGATGTGCGTGATGCGCACGGCCGAGTCGGTCGTGTTGACGCCCTGGCCGCCGGGGCCGGAGGCGCGGTACACGTCGACACGGAGGTCCGACTCCTCGATCTCGACGTGGTCCGAGGACTCGACGACGGGGAGGATCTCGACGCCCGCGAAGGAGGTCTGGCGGCGGCCCTGGTTGTCGAAGGGCGAGATGCGCACCAGGCGGTGGGTGCCCTGCTCGACGGAGAGGGTGCCGTAGGCGTACGGCGCCTTGACGACGAAGGTGGTCGACTTGATGCCGGCCTCTTCCGCGTACGAGGTCTCGTAGATCTCGGTCGAGTAGCCGTGGCGCTCGGCCCAGCGCAGGTACATGCGCTGGAGCCGCTCGGCGAAGTCGGAGGCGTCGACGCCGCCGGCCTCGGCGCGGATGTTGACCAGCGCCTCGCGCTCGTCGTACTCGCCGGAGAGGAGGGTGCGGACCTCCATCTCGTCGAGCGCCTTGCGCACGGCGGTGAGCTCGGCCTCGGCCTCGGCGCGGGTGTCCGCGTCGTCCATCTCCTCGGCGAGGTCGAAGAGCACACCGAGGTCGTCGATGCGGCCGCGCAGCGCCTCGGCCTTGCGGACCTCGGCCTGGAGGTGGGAAAGCTTGCTCGTGATCTTCTGCGCCGCCTCCGGGTCGTCCCACAGGGACGGGGCCGCGGCCTGCTCTTCGAGCACGGCGATGTCTGCCCTCAGCTTGTCGAGGTCCAGGACGGCCTCGATCGACCCCATGGTCGAGGAGAGGGACTTCAGCTCTTCGGATACATCGACGACTGCCACGCGTCCAGCGTAACGGCTCCGGGCCCGGAGCCGAACCTACGGCCGTCCGGCCTGTGGACAACCGGTGCTACGGCTGCGCCGGCTGGGAGGACGGCCGGGAGTCCTGGGGCGCGGTCCCGTCGTCCCCGGCGAGCGCCAGATAGCCGCCGACGCCGAGCGCGCCCGCGGCCACGGCGGCCGCGATGCCGAGGGCGATCCGGCGCTTGCGGACGGCCCCGGCCCGGTTGCGGGCCGAGCCGGGCCGGCGGGCACCGGCCGGGCGCGGGGCGCGGGCGGTGCCGTGCGGGCCGCCGGACAGCTCCTCGGGGCCGGGCACGCGCATGGAGGTGTGGGTGTCGCGGTGGGAGTCGGCGGAGGCGCCGGGCACCAGCGGGACGGCGGCGCGGCGGCGGCCGGTGTCGGTCCCGGTGGAGGTGGCGTGGGCCGGGTCCTCGTACGGCTCCGGGGCCGCCGCCGGTTCGGCGTCGGGCTCGTCCACGTCCAGCGGCGGGATGCCCTTGAGCAGCGGCAGGACGTCGGCGAGGCGGGCGGCCAGCTCGGAGGCGCGCAGCCGGGAGGCGGGGGCCTTGGCGAGGCACTGGACGAGCAGCTGCCACAGCTCCTCGGGGATGCCGGGGAGGGGGACGACGGTCTCGGTGACGTGCCGGCGCAGGACCGCGCCGGGGTGGCCGCCGCCGAACGGGGTGAAGCCGGCCAGCAGCTCGTACAGGACCGTCGCGAGGGCGTAGATGTCGACGGCGGCGCGCGGCGGCAGGCCCTCGACGATCTCGGGGGCGAGGTAGTCGGGGGTGCCGATGATCCGGGTGGCCTTGGTGCGGCCGGGGGTGTCGATGAGCTTGGCGACGCCGAAGTCGGTGAGGAGGGCGGGGTGGGCGCCGCCGGGGCCGAGCGGGCCCTCCATGTCGAGGAGGATGTTCTCCGGCTTGACGTCCCGGTGGACGACGCCGGCCGCGTGGGCGGCGGCCAGGCCCTCGGCGACGTCGCGGATGATCGCGACGGCGGCCTCGGGGGCGAGCCGGCGCTCGCGGTCGAGGCGGGTGCGCAGGTCGGTGCCGCGGACCAGGTCCATCACGAGGGCGAGGTCGTTGCCGTCGACGACGAGGTCGCGGACCTTGACCACGCGCGGGTGGTCGAGTCCGAGCAGGGCGGTCCGCTCCTGCACGAAGCGGCCGACGAGTTCCTGGTCGGAGGCCAGGTCCTCGCGCAGCAGTTTGACGGCGACGGGGCCTTCGGGCCCCTCGCCGAGCCACACCGTTCCGGCGCTGCCCCGCCCGAGGATCTGGTGGGCGGTGTAGCGGCTGCCGATGTTCCGTGCCAAGACTGCTCCCTCAGCGGCTGCGGTTCGCGTCAAAGTTACGCGTCCCGGGCCGCCGGACGTCACTTCCGGAGCGAAATCACCCCTCGGAAGTCGATAAATCGGCAGTACGACCGCGTTCCGGCGGTCGTACTGCCCGGTGGGCCGCTCCCGGGAAGGGGCGGCGGCTACTGGCCGGTGCCGCCCGATCCGCTGGATCCGGTGGCGTCCCCGATGGTGGAGATCCAGTCGCTGACGGTGGCGATGCCGTCGCCGATGGCCTCCCAGTAACCCTTGCCCTGGGCGATCCAGTCCTGGAGCGGAGTGAGCTCCCAGACCAGCCACCCGGCCACCACGAAGAGGACGATCATGACCAGGCAGCCCTTGAGGCAACCGAGGCCGGGGATCCGCACCGGGTTGGCGCTGCGCCGGCGCGGCTCGCGCGGGGCGGGCGGCTGCGGCTGCGGCTGCTGGGGCTGCTGCGGCGGGGCGTACTGCTGCTGCGGCGGCTGCGGGGGCGCGTACGGCTGCGGGGCGGGCGGCTGCGGCTGCCGGTACTGCTGCTGCGGCGCGGGGCGCTGCTGCTGGTACGGCTGCTGCGGCGGGCCCTGCTGGTACGGCGGGGGCTGCTGCCCGTACTGCTGCGGCGGGCCCTGCTGGTACGGCGGGGCCTGCGGCGGCTGCTGCGGGCGGCGCGCGGGGCGGCGGCGCAGCGGGTCCTCGCTGGGGTCCAGGTACTGCACCTGGGTCTGCTCGTTGCGGTCCCGGGCGGCGGCGAGCTGGCTCTGCCAGGGGTGCGGGTCCTCGGCCGGCGGGTTCGCCGGCATGGCGGGCATGACGGCGGTCGGGTCCGCCGCGCCGGCGGGGCCGCCGGCCGGCAGCACGGTGGTGGGGTCGGCGGAGCCGGCCGGTCCGCCGGTGGGCAGGACGCTGGTGGCGGCGGCCGGGTCGAACTGCGCGCCGGAGCCGGCGGGCAGCACCTGGGTGGGGTCGGCGGCGCCGGGGGTGCCGGGGACCTGCGCCGGGTCGGGGTCCGGGGCGAGCAGGGCGCCGACGCCCTCGGCGGCCTCGATCTGGGCGGGCGAGGAGTGGACGCCGATGCCGGCGGCGACCGTGCGCAGGCCGCGCGCCAGGTTGACGGCGCTGGGCCGTCGACCCGGGTCCTTGCTGAGGCAGCGCTCGATGACCGTCCACAGGGGCGCGGGCACGGTGGAGGGCCGCCGGGGCTCCTCGCTGAGGTGCATGTGGAGGACTTCGAGGGCGGTGCCGCCGGCGAACGGCGGGCGGCCGGTGACCAGCTCGTACAGGAGGATGCCGGCGCCGTAGATGTCGACGGCGGAGGTCTGCGGGCGGCCCTCGGCGGACTCCGGCGCCACGTACGCGGGCGTGCCGACGAACTCGTGGGTGCGGGTGAGGCCCGGGGAGTCGGCGAGGCGCGCGATGCCGAAGTCGGTCAGCATCGGGTGCATGGCGCCGTCCCGCTCGGCCACCAGCACGTTGGCCGGCTTGAGGTCGCGGTGGACGACCCCGTCGGCGTGGCTGGCGGCGAGCGCGTCGGCGATCTGCGCGGTGAGCAGGG
The Streptomyces roseofulvus genome window above contains:
- the smpB gene encoding SsrA-binding protein SmpB, with amino-acid sequence MAKGLVNVQGKPAKKAQDKGPERKLIAQNKKARHDYLILDTYEAGVALMGTEVKSLRMGRASLVDGFVQIEGHEAWLYNIHVPEYMQGSWTNHSAKRKRKLLLHRAEIDKLEQKASETGHTIVPLALYFLGGRVKCEIALAKGKKEYDKRQTLREKQDTRETARAIAAAKRRQRAQER
- a CDS encoding S41 family peptidase, which encodes MPAGPAPLCLRPRGVARGAVLTLVFAGVLATAAATGVLPREDEAAREPRTGAGDRAVFDRAALHRAAAEAAADGKSGKQAAEEFVSRSGDRWGAVYDRREYAEFERSLDGAYTGVGLSATRTSPGGGVEVARVREGGPAERAGVRPGDRLLAVGGRETAGLSVSEVVSLLRGDGVPGSTVALRIRRAGMTWTQTLRRERLSTDPVTVSRPDPRTVVIRVAAFSKGAGDRVREAVREAPPGAGVLLDLRGNAGGLVDEAAVAASAFLDGGLVATYDVEGEQRSVYAERGGDTGRPLVALVDGGTMSAAELLTGALQDRGRAVTVGSKTFGKGSVQMPSTLPDGSVAELTVGHYRTPAGHDVDGRGIAPDVPAQDGAEERARTVLSGLGGGS
- the ftsX gene encoding permease-like cell division protein FtsX, translating into MRAQFVLSEIGVGLRRNLTMTFAVIVSVALSLALFGGALLMREQVSTMKDYWYDKVNVSIFLCNKTDAASSPKCAKGAVTKQQREQITADLKKMDIVENVIHETAEEAFKHYKEQYGDTAIASVITPDQMQESIRVKLKDPEKYKVVATAFAGRDGIESVQDQRSILETLFNMMRSVNYAAVALMLLMLVIALMLIINTVRVSAFSRRRETGIMRLVGASSFYIQMPFIMEAAFSGLIGGAFACVLLVAGRYFLVDHGLNLAEQMPLVNFIGWDVVLAQLPLVIVIGLLMPSVAAFIALRKYLKV
- the ftsE gene encoding cell division ATP-binding protein FtsE encodes the protein MIRFDNVSKSYPKQNRPALREVSLEIEKGEFVFLVGSSGSGKSTFLRLILREERASTGQVHVLGKDLARLSNWKVPHMRRQLGTVFQDFRLLPNKTVAQNVAFAQEVIGKPRGEIRKAVPQVLDLVGLGGKEDRMPGELSGGEQQRVAIARAFVNRPMLLIADEPTGNLDPQTSVGIMKLLDRINRTGTTVVMATHDQNIVDQMRKRVIELEKGRLVRDQARGVYGYQH
- the prfB gene encoding peptide chain release factor 2 translates to MAVVDVSEELKSLSSTMGSIEAVLDLDKLRADIAVLEEQAAAPSLWDDPEAAQKITSKLSHLQAEVRKAEALRGRIDDLGVLFDLAEEMDDADTRAEAEAELTAVRKALDEMEVRTLLSGEYDEREALVNIRAEAGGVDASDFAERLQRMYLRWAERHGYSTEIYETSYAEEAGIKSTTFVVKAPYAYGTLSVEQGTHRLVRISPFDNQGRRQTSFAGVEILPVVESSDHVEIEESDLRVDVYRASGPGGQGVNTTDSAVRITHIPTGIVVSCQNERSQIQNKASAMNVLQAKLLERQRQEERAKMDALKDSGSSWGNQMRSYVLHPYQMVKDLRTEFEVGNPQSVLDGEIDGFLEAGIRWRKQQEQTK
- a CDS encoding serine/threonine-protein kinase gives rise to the protein MARNIGSRYTAHQILGRGSAGTVWLGEGPEGPVAVKLLREDLASDQELVGRFVQERTALLGLDHPRVVKVRDLVVDGNDLALVMDLVRGTDLRTRLDRERRLAPEAAVAIIRDVAEGLAAAHAAGVVHRDVKPENILLDMEGPLGPGGAHPALLTDFGVAKLIDTPGRTKATRIIGTPDYLAPEIVEGLPPRAAVDIYALATVLYELLAGFTPFGGGHPGAVLRRHVTETVVPLPGIPEELWQLLVQCLAKAPASRLRASELAARLADVLPLLKGIPPLDVDEPDAEPAAAPEPYEDPAHATSTGTDTGRRRAAVPLVPGASADSHRDTHTSMRVPGPEELSGGPHGTARAPRPAGARRPGSARNRAGAVRKRRIALGIAAAVAAGALGVGGYLALAGDDGTAPQDSRPSSQPAQP
- a CDS encoding serine/threonine-protein kinase; this translates as MRPIGSKYLLEEPLGRGATGTVWRARQRETAGAEAAVPGQPGETVAIKVLKEELANDADIVMRFLRERSVLLRLTHPNIVRTRDLVVEGDVLALVMDLVEGPDLHRYLRENGPLTPVAAALLTAQIADALAASHADGVVHRDLKPANVLVAERDGAMHPMLTDFGIARLADSPGLTRTHEFVGTPAYVAPESAEGRPQTSAVDIYGAGILLYELVTGRPPFAGGTALEVLHMHLSEEPRRPSTVPAPLWTVIERCLSKDPGRRPSAVNLARGLRTVAAGIGVHSSPAQIEAAEGVGALLAPDPDPAQVPGTPGAADPTQVLPAGSGAQFDPAAATSVLPTGGPAGSADPTTVLPAGGPAGAADPTAVMPAMPANPPAEDPHPWQSQLAAARDRNEQTQVQYLDPSEDPLRRRPARRPQQPPQAPPYQQGPPQQYGQQPPPYQQGPPQQPYQQQRPAPQQQYRQPQPPAPQPYAPPQPPQQQYAPPQQPQQPQPQPPAPREPRRRSANPVRIPGLGCLKGCLVMIVLFVVAGWLVWELTPLQDWIAQGKGYWEAIGDGIATVSDWISTIGDATGSSGSGGTGQ